From a region of the Chitinophaga caseinilytica genome:
- a CDS encoding efflux RND transporter permease subunit: MLRTFILRPVLSTVVSIILLLLGIISYFALPVTLFPDIAPPSVTVTAVYPGANAEVVARSVANPIEESVNGVENMTYMTSNSNNDGSMVLTVYFKQGTDPDIAAVNVQNRVSKATSQLPAEVVSAGISTQKVQNGFIMFMGLYSENPKEYDEKFLQNYIKINLIPQIQRVPGVAQAQIFGAKDYSMRIWLKPDRLAANNLAPQDVLNAIRDQNIESAPGRLGENSTETFEFVLKYKGKLSLNEDYENIVIKANSDGSMLRLKDVARIEFGALNYGANNLLDGKPAAGFAIIQTAGSNANEILDNIEHLLVDFKATLPTGVKTVVMYNAKDFLDASIHQVRETLIIAFLLVFLVVYLFLQDFRSTLIPAIAVPVAILGTFFFLQLFGFSINLLTLFALVLAIGIVVDDAIVVVEAVHAKMEQTRWPARKATLKSMDEISGAVISITLVMMAVFIPVGFMEGPAGVFYRQFAFTLAIAIMISAINALTLSPALCALFLKPEHGEHGQKTGFGSRFFNAFNAGFRSMTNRYIKSLNFLIKRKAIAIGLLVIVAIASFILVRKTPTGFIPTEDQGFVLYALNTPPGSSLDRTHKSTSKIDEKLRQFPSVKHTWTVDGFNFISNAAASPYAAGFVRLKDKGERGEVDNIDQITGMMYGPASELKDAGAFFFNFPTVQGFGNVSGFEFMLQDKQGRPLDQLGNNAWAFIGALMQRPEIGAAFTTFSAGNPQYKVEVDNFKAKQLGVSVTDLMQTMQIYYGSSYVSDFNRFGKYYRVVAQADVPYRTDVNSLDGIYVKNSLGEMVPVKSMVSLKRVYGPETVTRNNMFNAVTINGTPKPGYSTGDAIKAIEETAKTALPQGYGYEWTGATREEISAGDQQIYIFLLSILFVYFLLAAQYESYVLPLAVILTIPTGILGVFAFIGFAGLDNNIYVQIGMIMLIGLLAKNAILIVEFALQRRRNGMGLLESALAGARARLRPILMTSFAFIVGLIPLVFVSKGSAVGNHSIGYSAIGGMLTGVILGVFIIPVLYVIFQFLQEKITGRPGLRVYEEEMEMEMEEATV; the protein is encoded by the coding sequence ATGTTAAGAACATTTATATTAAGGCCGGTGCTTTCAACGGTAGTGTCCATAATCCTGCTATTATTGGGGATTATCTCCTACTTTGCCCTGCCGGTTACGTTGTTTCCCGACATCGCGCCGCCCAGTGTGACCGTGACGGCCGTCTATCCCGGCGCCAACGCCGAAGTAGTGGCCCGTTCCGTGGCCAACCCGATAGAGGAATCGGTGAACGGGGTGGAGAACATGACCTACATGACCTCCAACTCCAATAACGACGGCAGCATGGTGTTGACCGTCTATTTCAAACAGGGGACCGATCCTGATATCGCTGCGGTGAACGTGCAGAACAGGGTGTCCAAAGCCACAAGCCAGTTACCCGCAGAAGTGGTGAGCGCGGGCATCAGCACGCAGAAGGTGCAGAACGGTTTCATCATGTTCATGGGGTTGTATAGCGAAAACCCTAAGGAATACGATGAGAAGTTCCTGCAAAACTATATCAAGATCAACCTGATCCCCCAGATCCAACGTGTGCCCGGCGTAGCCCAGGCGCAGATCTTCGGCGCCAAGGACTATTCCATGCGTATCTGGTTAAAGCCCGACCGCCTTGCAGCCAATAACCTGGCCCCGCAGGACGTGTTGAACGCGATCAGGGATCAGAACATTGAATCCGCCCCCGGCCGTTTGGGCGAAAACAGCACGGAAACCTTTGAGTTCGTATTGAAATACAAAGGCAAGCTGAGCCTGAACGAAGACTACGAGAATATTGTTATCAAGGCCAACAGCGATGGTTCCATGCTTCGTTTGAAAGACGTGGCCCGTATCGAATTCGGGGCGCTCAACTACGGAGCGAACAACCTGCTGGATGGCAAACCTGCGGCAGGTTTTGCTATTATTCAAACTGCCGGATCCAACGCCAATGAGATCCTTGATAACATCGAGCATCTGCTGGTGGATTTTAAAGCCACGCTTCCTACCGGTGTGAAGACGGTGGTGATGTACAACGCCAAGGACTTCCTGGACGCGTCTATACACCAGGTTCGTGAAACGCTCATCATCGCATTTTTGCTGGTATTCCTCGTGGTATACCTCTTCCTGCAGGATTTCCGTTCTACGTTGATCCCTGCTATTGCAGTACCCGTGGCCATTTTAGGCACATTCTTCTTCCTGCAGCTATTTGGTTTCAGCATTAACCTGCTCACCCTGTTCGCCCTGGTACTGGCAATCGGTATCGTGGTGGATGATGCGATAGTCGTTGTGGAAGCGGTGCACGCCAAGATGGAACAAACGCGATGGCCCGCAAGAAAAGCTACCCTGAAGTCGATGGATGAAATATCAGGCGCGGTGATTTCCATTACCCTGGTGATGATGGCGGTATTTATACCCGTTGGTTTTATGGAGGGTCCCGCAGGTGTGTTCTACAGGCAGTTTGCATTTACGCTGGCGATCGCTATCATGATCTCCGCGATCAATGCATTGACCCTGAGCCCCGCGCTGTGCGCCTTGTTCTTAAAACCTGAACACGGCGAGCATGGACAGAAAACGGGCTTTGGAAGCCGCTTCTTTAATGCCTTTAACGCCGGTTTCCGTTCCATGACGAACCGGTATATCAAGAGCCTTAATTTCCTGATCAAGCGGAAAGCAATTGCCATTGGTCTGCTGGTGATCGTAGCCATCGCATCTTTTATACTGGTCCGGAAGACACCTACAGGATTTATTCCTACGGAAGATCAGGGCTTCGTATTATATGCGCTGAACACGCCTCCGGGCAGCTCACTGGACAGAACGCATAAGTCAACGTCTAAAATAGACGAAAAGCTTCGCCAGTTCCCGTCTGTGAAACATACCTGGACGGTGGACGGTTTTAACTTCATCAGCAATGCCGCCGCATCTCCTTATGCCGCAGGGTTTGTACGTCTGAAAGACAAAGGTGAAAGGGGTGAAGTAGATAACATCGACCAGATCACCGGTATGATGTATGGACCTGCAAGCGAGCTGAAAGATGCCGGTGCCTTCTTCTTCAACTTCCCTACGGTGCAGGGTTTTGGTAACGTGAGCGGTTTTGAGTTCATGCTGCAGGATAAACAGGGGCGCCCGCTGGACCAGCTGGGTAACAACGCCTGGGCCTTTATCGGAGCATTGATGCAAAGACCGGAAATTGGCGCGGCCTTCACCACCTTCTCCGCGGGTAACCCCCAGTATAAGGTAGAAGTGGATAATTTCAAGGCCAAACAATTAGGCGTATCCGTTACCGATCTGATGCAGACCATGCAGATATATTACGGTAGCAGCTATGTTTCTGACTTTAACCGTTTCGGAAAGTACTATCGTGTTGTAGCGCAGGCCGATGTACCGTATCGTACCGACGTCAACTCTCTGGATGGTATTTACGTGAAGAACAGCCTGGGCGAGATGGTACCGGTAAAATCAATGGTGTCGCTCAAGCGTGTGTACGGTCCTGAAACAGTGACCCGCAACAACATGTTCAATGCCGTTACCATCAACGGTACGCCCAAGCCGGGTTACAGTACTGGTGATGCGATCAAAGCTATTGAAGAGACCGCTAAAACGGCGTTGCCGCAAGGATATGGTTACGAATGGACAGGTGCGACACGCGAAGAGATCTCCGCCGGCGACCAGCAGATCTACATCTTCCTGCTCAGCATCCTGTTCGTATACTTCCTGCTGGCAGCTCAATACGAAAGTTATGTATTGCCGCTCGCAGTTATCCTGACCATCCCGACAGGTATCCTGGGTGTATTTGCCTTCATCGGTTTTGCCGGTCTGGACAATAACATCTACGTACAGATTGGTATGATCATGTTGATAGGTTTGCTGGCGAAGAACGCCATCCTGATAGTAGAATTTGCATTGCAGCGGCGGCGCAACGGCATGGGCTTGCTCGAATCGGCGCTGGCCGGGGCAAGAGCCAGGCTGCGTCCCATCCTGATGACTTCATTCGCCTTTATCGTAGGTCTGATACCCCTGGTATTTGTGTCCAAAGGTTCCGCGGTTGGTAACCACTCCATTGGTTATAGCGCTATCGGCGGTATGTTGACCGGTGTGATCCTGGGTGTATTTATCATTCCTGTGCTGTATGTGATATTCCAGTTCTTACAGGAAAAAATAACCGGCCGCCCCGGCTTAAGAGTTTATGAAGAAGAGATGGAGATGGAAATGGAAGAAGCAACCGTATAA
- the msrA gene encoding peptide-methionine (S)-S-oxide reductase MsrA, translating to MTIPKDTKTAQATFGTGCFWCTEAQFQQLEGVLRVESGYSGGAKPNPTYEEVCTGNTGHAEVVQITYDPAKISFAELLEAFFLAHDPTQLNRQGNDVGTQYRSVIFYHDAEQQKEAEFYRKKVNESGAYNKPIVTEISPFTAFYKAENYHQDYYNQNGSQPYCYYVVKPKLEKFKKAFANKLKK from the coding sequence ATGACAATTCCAAAAGACACAAAAACCGCACAGGCCACCTTCGGAACGGGGTGTTTCTGGTGCACGGAGGCCCAGTTCCAGCAGCTGGAAGGGGTATTGCGGGTCGAATCCGGGTATTCCGGCGGCGCAAAGCCCAATCCCACCTACGAAGAGGTTTGCACCGGCAATACCGGCCATGCCGAGGTGGTGCAGATCACCTACGATCCGGCTAAAATCAGCTTCGCGGAACTGCTGGAAGCATTTTTCCTCGCCCACGACCCTACTCAGCTCAACCGCCAGGGCAACGACGTAGGCACGCAGTACCGCTCGGTAATCTTCTACCACGATGCCGAACAGCAAAAAGAGGCGGAGTTTTACAGGAAGAAAGTGAATGAGTCCGGGGCGTACAACAAGCCCATCGTCACCGAAATATCGCCTTTTACGGCGTTTTACAAGGCGGAGAACTATCACCAGGACTATTACAACCAGAACGGTTCACAGCCCTACTGTTATTACGTGGTGAAGCCGAAGCTGGAGAAATTCAAGAAGGCATTCGCCAACAAGCTAAAAAAATAG
- a CDS encoding helix-turn-helix domain-containing protein, with product MQLTKYNHIPLVSVQDSPLAEEGSQFMIHLANLKEIDWEGIASPHRHDGYTIDILLKGSVTQYIDFEKHTIQAPALIMLEPDQIHQHDRSADAEVLAMYFTRDFLITETLGVLSCWQCIFKDSILHLEDHQLQELLSFARILLHEYRGDRPRKEPIIRNVLSAFIIACGRIARPDRMEYRTEHYGGNSLGVQFKVLVDVHFRDKVQVSEYAEMLHVTPGHLNDTVKNTIGRSAKQVIDAKRIMEAKRLLFWQKHSVKQIAGELNFDDDAYFSRFFKKHTGQTPALFQKSIREKYN from the coding sequence ATGCAACTGACAAAGTACAACCATATACCCCTGGTGAGCGTGCAGGATTCTCCGCTTGCGGAAGAAGGATCGCAGTTCATGATCCACCTGGCCAACTTGAAGGAGATCGACTGGGAAGGGATCGCATCCCCGCACCGGCACGATGGATATACCATTGACATCCTCCTCAAGGGAAGTGTCACGCAATACATTGATTTCGAAAAACATACGATACAGGCGCCCGCGCTGATCATGCTGGAACCGGACCAGATCCACCAGCACGACAGAAGCGCGGACGCGGAAGTGCTGGCCATGTACTTCACCCGGGATTTCCTCATCACGGAAACGCTCGGCGTGCTCAGTTGCTGGCAGTGCATATTCAAGGACAGCATCCTCCACCTGGAAGACCACCAGTTGCAGGAGCTGTTGTCGTTTGCGAGGATCCTGCTGCATGAGTACCGGGGAGACCGGCCCCGGAAGGAGCCCATCATCCGCAACGTACTGTCTGCCTTCATCATCGCCTGCGGGCGCATTGCGCGGCCCGACAGGATGGAGTACCGGACGGAGCATTACGGCGGCAACTCGCTGGGCGTGCAGTTCAAGGTGCTGGTAGACGTGCATTTCCGGGATAAGGTGCAGGTGAGCGAATATGCGGAAATGCTGCATGTGACGCCCGGCCATCTCAACGATACGGTAAAAAATACCATCGGGCGGAGCGCCAAGCAGGTGATCGACGCCAAGCGGATCATGGAAGCCAAGCGGCTGTTGTTCTGGCAAAAACACTCCGTGAAACAGATAGCGGGGGAGCTGAACTTCGACGACGACGCGTACTTCTCCAGGTTCTTCAAGAAACATACGGGGCAAACGCCCGCTTTGTTTCAAAAAAGCATCCGCGAAAAGTACAATTAA
- a CDS encoding endonuclease MutS2: MKLFPDSALLQLEFDKVKNLLQEHCKTELGKTMAAELRLHTHIDFVRTALQQAHEYKQLVLLQQHFPNDYVLNLKKELRLLEIQGAVLTGEQFMLIRKLTESMGSIFRFFDSDRRVTYSALYGVIERTHYEKKIVAMIDEVLDETGQVMDNATPDLAKIRMNLYRKRTELRRVFERILSKLQKQGYLADIEESFLNGRRVVAIFAEQKRMVKGILHGESDTRKTAFLEPEETIQLNNEVFSLEREEEKEVYRILRTLTSDLAKHHDLLSGYHDILGIYDFIRAKSRLALDINGNFPMLVPHAQVHLVEAYHPLLLLYNRKQGKPTIPVNLTLDKDNHILVISGPNAGGKTVTLKTVGLIQLMLQAGLLVPVHPTSQLGIFRQVMIHIGDTQSLEFELSTYSSHLKNMKHFMESANGRTLFFIDELGSGSDPNLGGAFAEVIMEELARKHAFGIVTTHYLNLKVMAGKVKGIVNAAMGFDEENLAPMYRLIVGKPGSSYTFSIAQRIGLDPALINRARKLVDEGHFRLDKLLNKAEQDMQKVESKEKDLLKLLKENEKLKKEYEVLSDKERKQHEYTLQKLQNKIREEEIQYLKDMERKLKQIVIEWKRTDDKNKVIRQAEELLFHKRAKAANEKIQQKIDNKFEEIKGDVKVGDRVKIRTNNQVGKVLELRAKAAVVQVGNIPIQVKLSDLVLVQERQKVE, encoded by the coding sequence GTGAAATTATTTCCGGATTCGGCGCTCTTACAGCTCGAATTTGACAAGGTAAAAAATTTGCTGCAGGAGCATTGCAAGACGGAATTGGGCAAAACGATGGCCGCCGAGCTGCGCCTGCATACGCATATCGATTTCGTGAGAACTGCCTTACAGCAGGCGCATGAATACAAGCAGCTGGTGCTTTTGCAGCAGCATTTCCCGAACGATTACGTTCTCAACCTGAAAAAGGAGCTCCGCCTCCTCGAAATCCAGGGGGCCGTGCTCACCGGGGAGCAATTTATGCTCATCCGCAAGCTGACCGAAAGCATGGGCAGCATATTCCGGTTCTTCGACTCCGACAGGCGGGTAACCTATTCCGCCCTGTATGGTGTCATCGAACGGACGCATTACGAAAAGAAGATCGTGGCGATGATCGACGAGGTGCTCGACGAAACGGGTCAGGTGATGGACAATGCCACGCCCGACCTCGCCAAAATCCGCATGAACCTCTACCGGAAACGGACGGAGCTGCGGCGGGTATTCGAGCGCATCCTGTCGAAACTCCAGAAGCAGGGGTACCTGGCAGACATCGAGGAAAGCTTCCTCAACGGGCGCCGGGTAGTGGCCATTTTCGCGGAACAGAAGCGCATGGTGAAGGGGATCCTTCACGGCGAGTCGGACACCCGGAAAACGGCGTTCCTCGAACCGGAGGAAACCATCCAGCTTAATAACGAGGTGTTTTCCCTGGAAAGGGAGGAGGAAAAAGAGGTGTACCGCATCCTCCGCACCCTCACTTCAGACCTGGCCAAACACCACGACCTGCTGAGCGGCTACCACGACATCCTGGGGATTTACGATTTCATCCGCGCAAAATCGCGGCTGGCGCTGGATATCAACGGGAATTTCCCCATGCTGGTACCCCACGCCCAGGTGCACCTGGTGGAAGCATACCACCCCCTGTTGCTGCTGTACAACCGCAAACAGGGGAAACCCACCATCCCGGTGAACCTCACGCTCGACAAGGATAACCACATCCTCGTGATCAGCGGGCCGAACGCGGGTGGCAAAACCGTAACGCTCAAAACCGTAGGCCTCATCCAGCTCATGCTGCAGGCGGGGCTCCTGGTGCCGGTGCACCCCACCAGCCAACTGGGGATCTTCCGGCAGGTCATGATCCATATCGGCGATACGCAAAGCCTGGAGTTCGAACTGTCGACCTACAGCTCCCATCTCAAGAACATGAAACACTTCATGGAAAGCGCGAACGGGAGAACGCTCTTCTTCATCGACGAACTGGGCTCCGGTTCCGATCCCAACCTGGGCGGGGCTTTCGCGGAAGTGATCATGGAAGAGCTGGCCCGCAAACATGCCTTCGGCATCGTAACCACCCACTATCTCAACCTCAAGGTCATGGCCGGAAAGGTAAAAGGGATCGTGAACGCGGCCATGGGCTTCGACGAGGAAAATCTTGCCCCCATGTACCGCCTCATCGTAGGGAAACCGGGCAGCTCCTACACGTTTTCCATCGCGCAGCGCATCGGCCTCGATCCTGCACTGATCAACCGCGCGCGGAAACTGGTGGACGAAGGGCATTTCCGGCTCGATAAGCTCCTCAACAAAGCGGAGCAGGATATGCAGAAGGTGGAAAGCAAGGAGAAAGACCTCCTTAAACTGCTGAAAGAAAACGAGAAACTCAAGAAAGAATACGAAGTGCTGTCGGACAAGGAACGAAAACAGCATGAATATACCCTCCAGAAGCTCCAGAACAAGATCCGTGAAGAGGAAATACAGTATCTGAAAGACATGGAGCGCAAGCTCAAACAGATCGTGATCGAGTGGAAGCGGACAGACGATAAGAATAAGGTGATCCGCCAGGCGGAAGAGCTGCTCTTCCATAAACGCGCCAAAGCGGCCAACGAAAAGATACAGCAGAAGATAGACAACAAGTTCGAAGAGATAAAAGGAGATGTAAAGGTGGGCGACCGGGTGAAGATCCGGACCAACAACCAGGTGGGCAAAGTGCTCGAATTACGCGCCAAAGCCGCCGTGGTACAGGTCGGGAACATACCGATACAGGTCAAACTGTCTGACCTTGTACTGGTCCAGGAACGCCAGAAGGTGGAATAG
- a CDS encoding efflux RND transporter periplasmic adaptor subunit: MELSLKKMTTHKPLGYLSGILMLAVFLYSCSSPQAGPPQQGPPQLPVMVVTSAPATTYLEFPASLEGKVNVDVRPQVSGYLEKIFVDEGAYVKAGQPLFKIDPKVYAEQLNSATSNQLAAQANVEKAQVEVDRLTPLVASNVISEVQLKTAKANYEAAKAALAQAKAAAGSARINVGYTLVTASVSGYIGRIPYKVGALVSNIDAQPLTVLSEVREMYAYFSMSEADFITFKNNFPGKTLEEKLKNAPPVELILADNSTFTEKGKLGTIDGQFNKTTGAITFRATFPNPDGVLRTGNTGKVRFAQEVPAAITIPQEATFEIQDKVLVYTVADSNKVASRPIRISGKTANLYFVSDGLKAGEKIVLSGTGNLKDGAVIAPQPVSADSVLKSKTL, encoded by the coding sequence ATGGAACTATCGCTCAAAAAAATGACCACACACAAGCCACTCGGTTACTTGTCAGGCATCCTGATGTTGGCTGTATTTTTATATAGCTGCTCATCTCCCCAGGCTGGTCCTCCCCAGCAGGGTCCCCCGCAGTTGCCCGTGATGGTGGTTACATCGGCCCCGGCTACCACTTACCTGGAGTTTCCCGCTTCGCTGGAAGGAAAGGTGAATGTAGACGTGCGCCCGCAGGTATCCGGCTACCTCGAAAAAATATTTGTAGATGAAGGCGCTTATGTAAAAGCAGGGCAGCCTTTGTTTAAAATAGATCCGAAGGTATACGCCGAGCAATTGAACAGCGCCACTTCTAACCAGCTTGCTGCGCAGGCTAACGTTGAAAAGGCGCAGGTTGAAGTGGACCGCCTGACCCCTCTGGTTGCCAGCAACGTGATCTCTGAGGTACAGCTGAAAACGGCGAAAGCAAACTATGAGGCAGCAAAAGCCGCTTTGGCCCAGGCCAAGGCAGCAGCAGGCAGCGCGCGGATCAATGTAGGCTATACCCTGGTCACCGCGTCGGTAAGCGGTTACATCGGAAGGATCCCCTATAAGGTGGGCGCCCTCGTAAGCAACATCGATGCCCAGCCCCTTACGGTGCTTTCCGAAGTGCGCGAAATGTACGCTTACTTTTCAATGAGCGAAGCGGACTTCATCACATTCAAGAACAACTTCCCCGGCAAAACGCTGGAAGAAAAACTGAAGAATGCACCTCCGGTTGAACTGATACTGGCAGATAACAGCACGTTCACTGAGAAAGGAAAATTAGGGACGATAGACGGGCAGTTCAATAAGACCACCGGCGCCATCACTTTCCGCGCCACTTTCCCCAACCCCGATGGCGTACTGCGTACGGGCAACACGGGCAAAGTAAGGTTTGCACAGGAAGTTCCCGCTGCTATCACCATTCCGCAGGAAGCTACGTTCGAGATCCAGGACAAAGTGCTGGTATACACCGTGGCAGACAGCAACAAAGTGGCCAGCAGGCCTATCAGGATTTCCGGAAAGACAGCCAACCTTTATTTTGTAAGCGACGGGTTGAAAGCAGGCGAGAAGATCGTGCTGTCCGGAACCGGCAATTTAAAGGACGGGGCAGTCATCGCACCGCAGCCGGTATCGGCAGACAGTGTGCTTAAATCAAAAACATTGTAA